In the Desulfomicrobium apsheronum genome, one interval contains:
- a CDS encoding formate dehydrogenase accessory protein FdhE, with translation MIEAEKALELLAKKIDACRKRDFLPVELIDLVEKIYTRQLKARDKAQVPAAATIEIADQLQHSQGAPLVERTDFPFDKDQSIELFNEFLELTKAVNPALGEAAAAISAAIADKSLDLDLVMQAHLNGDEGFFSTWTAVTPSAPRILPMLAQAAMTPSLERAAIALEARTDLSNSWEHGHCPLCGSMPIISDLREKEGFRYNICGFCHAEYHAPRLQCPFCLEKDVAKLEYYEADEEPGVRINACKTCNLYIKLTDFRNLDRRTLPLVDDLESLSLDVAAREKKYKRPTLSAWGF, from the coding sequence ATGATCGAAGCTGAAAAAGCCCTGGAATTGCTTGCCAAGAAAATCGACGCGTGCAGAAAACGGGATTTTCTTCCCGTGGAACTGATCGATCTGGTCGAAAAGATCTACACCCGTCAACTCAAGGCCCGGGACAAAGCCCAGGTTCCTGCCGCCGCCACGATCGAAATCGCCGATCAACTGCAGCACAGCCAGGGCGCTCCTCTGGTCGAAAGAACCGATTTTCCCTTTGACAAAGACCAGAGCATCGAACTGTTCAACGAATTCCTGGAGCTGACGAAAGCGGTCAACCCGGCCCTTGGCGAAGCCGCTGCCGCCATTTCGGCCGCCATCGCGGACAAATCCCTGGACCTGGACCTGGTCATGCAGGCGCATTTGAACGGCGACGAGGGTTTTTTCTCCACCTGGACCGCCGTCACCCCTTCCGCGCCGCGCATCCTGCCCATGCTCGCGCAGGCCGCCATGACTCCGTCCCTCGAGCGCGCCGCCATCGCGCTGGAAGCCCGGACCGATCTTTCGAATTCCTGGGAACATGGGCACTGCCCCCTGTGCGGCAGCATGCCGATCATATCCGATTTGCGCGAAAAGGAAGGATTCAGATACAACATCTGCGGATTCTGCCACGCGGAATATCATGCGCCCAGGTTGCAGTGTCCCTTCTGTCTGGAAAAGGACGTGGCGAAACTGGAATACTACGAGGCCGATGAAGAGCCCGGAGTACGCATCAACGCCTGCAAGACCTGCAATCTTTACATCAAGCTCACGGATTTCAGAAACCTCGATCGCAGAACCCTGCCCCTGGTGGATGATCTGGAATCCCTGAGCCTCGATGTGGCGGCCCGGGAAAAGAAATACAAGCGCCCTACTCTCTCGGCCTGGGGTTTTTAA
- a CDS encoding response regulator — translation MTQEKILVIDDEKATLKMFRLFLDVYGFDILTAESGEEGLEVFDREKPDIVLTDIKMPGMDGIEVLQQIKKRSPATEVIVITGHGDMDLAIQALNLDAADFINKPIQRQSLEQGLARAKERLKLAKSRQNEVSVVRQGQALVIEIQGSVSSHSEPYLREAYSKAQEAGVQRIVLHFDPNTSVNGAGIAILTQLVLESEKDGVEIVMAGLSENFRKVFGIVGLTRMVQIFDSLDEACA, via the coding sequence ATGACGCAAGAAAAAATCCTGGTCATCGACGACGAGAAGGCTACCCTGAAAATGTTCCGGCTCTTTCTGGACGTGTACGGATTTGACATCCTTACGGCCGAATCCGGAGAAGAGGGGCTGGAAGTATTCGACAGGGAAAAACCCGACATCGTCCTGACTGACATCAAGATGCCCGGCATGGACGGAATCGAGGTTCTGCAGCAGATCAAGAAGCGGTCGCCCGCTACGGAGGTCATCGTCATCACCGGGCATGGCGACATGGATCTGGCCATTCAGGCCCTGAATCTGGATGCCGCCGATTTCATAAACAAGCCCATCCAGCGGCAGAGCCTTGAACAGGGGCTGGCCCGGGCCAAGGAGCGGCTCAAACTGGCCAAGAGTAGGCAAAACGAAGTCAGCGTCGTTAGGCAGGGCCAGGCGCTGGTCATTGAGATCCAGGGAAGCGTCAGTTCCCACAGCGAACCGTATCTGCGCGAAGCCTACTCCAAGGCCCAGGAAGCGGGGGTGCAGCGCATCGTGCTGCATTTCGATCCCAACACCTCTGTGAACGGAGCAGGCATCGCCATTTTGACTCAGCTGGTTCTGGAGAGCGAAAAGGACGGTGTCGAGATCGTCATGGCCGGTCTTTCCGAGAATTTTCGCAAGGTTTTCGGCATAGTTGGTCTGACCCGCATGGTTCAGATCTTCGACAGCCTGGACGAGGCCTGCGCCTAG
- a CDS encoding ATP-binding protein, which produces MKPYARISLKNKIFISILAVILMISVTIALLARWILISGLTKELELRGIAVAHSIAERGGGFVLDKNYSELLSLIFEEARLRERQHMINYIFVLDRSEKVLSHTFTVPFPGPLSTANPVLEGNMHSVRLVAVGAQTSYDIAVSMNEGLYRIGTVHVGLSKEHIDKLVAKLRFMFLGFISAVIIIIFYVSHRISRYITSPISRLTNISDELSRGNFDVHLDLGEGLDWAVTNCPAYKDTNMPCWHFDEQGRKSRKSEGKTGQVCSTCLFYRKRGGDEVIQLADSFMSMVWSIRLYRKRLQESEMKYRSLFDSGPDPIFVVDCNTDLILDANPRAEELYEYSKGELLGVSFMVLGHDQVRECLTSLNDAVTNSGCVYYPKVLHYKKGERPFYVNMHACPISYGGTHAMIVAVTDITEMMEKDAQLVQAAKMKTLGEMSAGIAHEINQPLNAIKMGSEYLNLLIEQNREVTETQIRDMATEISQQVDRATDIINNLRAFGKKSGLVMERVDMNEPIRGVLSIIGRQFSIQRITIRLELGEDLPYIKGHNNRLQQVFFNLLNNARDAIQEKMESEPGMWGDILVRTYAREGRVFASFADNGPGIADSVRNKIFEPFFTTKQTGKGMGLGLAITYGIVRDYGGTITIDSQPGQGTTFTLSFPSVESHQALEHNATRVDKKTEQPSETSQ; this is translated from the coding sequence ATGAAACCCTACGCGCGCATTTCGCTCAAGAACAAGATTTTCATCTCCATCCTGGCCGTCATTCTCATGATCAGCGTGACCATCGCGCTCCTGGCCCGCTGGATTCTCATCTCCGGATTGACCAAGGAGCTTGAATTGCGCGGCATTGCCGTGGCCCACTCCATTGCCGAGCGCGGCGGCGGGTTTGTTCTCGACAAGAACTATTCGGAGCTCCTGAGCCTCATTTTCGAGGAGGCCCGGTTGCGGGAGCGCCAGCACATGATCAATTACATCTTTGTGCTCGATCGCAGCGAGAAGGTCCTTTCTCACACCTTCACCGTGCCTTTTCCCGGCCCCTTGAGCACCGCCAATCCCGTCCTTGAGGGGAACATGCACAGCGTGCGCCTGGTCGCGGTGGGCGCGCAGACCTCCTACGACATCGCGGTGTCCATGAACGAGGGGCTGTACCGCATCGGAACGGTGCACGTGGGATTGAGCAAGGAACACATCGACAAGCTGGTGGCCAAGCTGCGCTTCATGTTCCTGGGATTCATCTCGGCGGTCATCATCATTATCTTCTATGTCAGTCATCGCATTTCGCGCTATATCACCAGCCCGATTTCGCGCCTGACAAACATTTCGGACGAGCTCAGCCGAGGGAATTTCGATGTGCATCTGGATCTGGGCGAGGGTCTGGACTGGGCGGTGACCAACTGTCCGGCCTACAAGGACACCAACATGCCCTGCTGGCATTTCGACGAACAGGGACGCAAGTCTCGCAAGTCCGAGGGCAAGACCGGTCAGGTCTGCTCGACCTGTCTCTTCTACCGCAAACGCGGAGGAGACGAGGTCATCCAGCTGGCCGACTCGTTCATGAGCATGGTCTGGTCCATCCGCCTCTACCGCAAGCGCCTCCAGGAATCGGAGATGAAATACCGGTCCCTGTTCGATTCGGGTCCCGATCCCATTTTTGTCGTGGACTGCAACACGGACCTCATCCTCGACGCCAACCCCAGGGCCGAGGAACTCTACGAATATTCCAAGGGCGAATTGCTGGGCGTGTCCTTCATGGTGCTCGGTCACGACCAGGTCCGGGAATGTCTGACCTCTCTCAATGATGCGGTCACGAACAGCGGCTGCGTCTATTATCCCAAGGTGCTCCATTACAAGAAGGGCGAGCGGCCCTTTTACGTCAACATGCACGCCTGTCCCATCAGTTACGGCGGCACTCACGCCATGATCGTGGCCGTGACCGACATCACCGAGATGATGGAGAAGGACGCGCAGCTCGTGCAGGCGGCCAAGATGAAGACCCTTGGCGAAATGAGCGCGGGCATCGCCCACGAGATCAACCAGCCGCTCAATGCCATCAAGATGGGAAGCGAGTACCTGAACCTGCTCATAGAGCAGAATCGCGAAGTGACCGAAACCCAGATCCGGGACATGGCCACGGAGATCAGCCAGCAGGTGGACCGGGCCACGGACATCATCAACAATCTGCGCGCCTTCGGCAAAAAATCGGGCCTGGTCATGGAAAGGGTGGACATGAACGAGCCAATCCGCGGCGTGCTGTCCATCATCGGCCGTCAGTTCTCCATCCAGCGTATCACCATTCGCCTGGAACTGGGCGAGGACCTGCCGTACATCAAGGGCCACAACAACCGGCTGCAACAGGTCTTTTTCAATCTGCTCAACAACGCCCGGGACGCCATTCAGGAAAAGATGGAGAGTGAACCCGGCATGTGGGGAGACATCCTGGTGCGCACCTACGCCAGGGAAGGCCGGGTTTTCGCATCCTTCGCCGACAACGGCCCAGGCATAGCCGATTCGGTGCGCAACAAGATCTTCGAGCCCTTTTTCACCACCAAACAGACCGGCAAGGGCATGGGGCTCGGCCTGGCCATAACATACGGAATTGTCCGCGATTATGGCGGAACCATTACTATTGACAGTCAACCGGGTCAGGGGACAACATTCACCTTGAGTTTTCCAAGCGTCGAGAGTCATCAGGCTCTTGAGCACAACGCAACCCGCGTGGACAAAAAAACGGAACAACCCAGCGAGACATCTCAATGA
- a CDS encoding MauE/DoxX family redox-associated membrane protein — MIPRLKHILTHPLLALILRLYLAGIFIYASLHKINFPAEFADNIAGYLIVPYWLINPLAVFMPWLELVCGLFLLAGVRVRAASLLIGGMLAMFTVAVLVALIQDTPIGCGCFQTVGEPISWWTVLRDLGWLAMTAHVYFYDRLIHLDRLFMLKPEELGL, encoded by the coding sequence ATGATTCCACGCCTGAAGCACATCCTGACCCATCCCCTTCTCGCCCTGATCCTGCGTCTCTATCTGGCCGGAATTTTCATCTACGCCAGCCTGCACAAGATCAATTTTCCGGCCGAGTTCGCGGACAACATCGCGGGCTATCTCATCGTCCCGTATTGGCTGATCAATCCATTGGCCGTGTTCATGCCCTGGCTGGAGCTGGTCTGCGGCCTCTTTCTTCTGGCCGGTGTCAGGGTGCGGGCGGCGAGCCTGCTGATCGGCGGGATGCTGGCCATGTTCACCGTGGCTGTGCTGGTGGCCCTTATCCAGGATACGCCCATCGGGTGCGGCTGCTTCCAGACCGTTGGGGAGCCCATCTCCTGGTGGACGGTGCTCAGGGATCTGGGCTGGCTGGCCATGACCGCACATGTTTATTTTTATGATCGGCTGATCCATCTGGACCGGCTCTTCATGCTCAAACCGGAGGAACTTGGGCTGTGA
- a CDS encoding molybdenum cofactor guanylyltransferase codes for MIGLVLAGGKSSRLGQDKTRVVHEGQTLLTRTATLLQRHVDKVYVSCRQTIDVGGPWPVITDETERIGPAGGIITALRKFREPIFVLACDLPFMEDGIIERLMAAREERPRHCVLTTWQLKDTGFIENLVAIYEPQALPLLEEGVSQGLFKLSRLIPAELRHTVIYTEDERRIFFNVNYPTDLEQLQGR; via the coding sequence ATGATTGGATTGGTGCTTGCCGGAGGAAAATCATCCCGGCTCGGACAAGACAAGACCCGCGTCGTGCACGAGGGGCAGACCCTGCTCACGCGCACGGCCACGCTGCTGCAACGCCATGTCGACAAGGTCTATGTCTCCTGCCGGCAGACCATCGATGTGGGCGGGCCCTGGCCCGTCATCACCGATGAGACGGAGCGCATCGGCCCCGCCGGCGGCATCATCACGGCGCTGCGCAAATTCAGGGAACCGATATTCGTCCTTGCCTGCGACCTGCCTTTCATGGAGGACGGCATCATCGAAAGACTCATGGCCGCGCGGGAAGAGCGCCCGCGGCATTGCGTGCTGACCACCTGGCAACTCAAGGATACGGGATTCATCGAGAACCTGGTCGCAATCTACGAACCGCAGGCCCTGCCCTTGCTGGAGGAAGGCGTGTCCCAGGGGCTCTTCAAGCTCAGCCGGCTCATCCCGGCCGAACTGCGCCACACGGTAATCTACACGGAAGACGAACGGCGCATCTTCTTCAACGTCAACTACCCGACCGATCTGGAGCAGCTGCAAGGCCGCTAG
- a CDS encoding rhodanese-like domain-containing protein: MTVQTEGDADRVRYQFQILFDTAAELSGARYPHRILEAFLLSAQGGVGARGGFAAVLGQDGFQLMTRSSLSKSLTPEYARVLREHLDALGEERKSSFFVPSLQGELCPGKCELLLVCPLDDGRDGVLGLEESLAGRPYDENDRQLVAGLGTLFQTSLRFSLYATRVELLNAELTKQNDTLDRQIYHLSALRDLSGEILRVDMAEVMSTFLLTLLGHFSRPQGLLVLHDRSSGQIHEISSGLPVKPELTDEKVERLFFLCLAGVREKHLQPLQVEPVEDMSGAMGIELGFTPDRGYLFMLRENLYGVLLLGQSLGPTVPAEDGLLQAFVSQGVLHLKNADSFRTIMALNDDLARQNEELRRTIDELTRARDQISMLEAAGRRIAGIVHSKALSLTRVRLVDFFLIIALSLGMALAFNAQNPRGIPLIEAPGPEVPFVTLKQALALIEKEDALLVDARPREFFEREHAQRAVNVPAQLFDLVYMMQMTAEDPERPIVVFGRSVSRRYDLTVATKFLGRDHERVYIVKDVPPLALDGGTQ, translated from the coding sequence ATGACGGTTCAAACCGAAGGCGATGCCGATCGCGTCAGATACCAGTTTCAGATTCTGTTCGATACGGCCGCAGAGCTGAGCGGGGCGCGTTATCCACACAGGATACTGGAGGCTTTTCTGCTTTCGGCCCAGGGTGGAGTTGGCGCCCGGGGCGGTTTTGCGGCCGTCCTGGGGCAGGACGGGTTTCAGCTCATGACCCGCTCCAGTCTCTCCAAAAGCCTGACTCCTGAATATGCGCGGGTGCTGCGCGAACATCTGGACGCCCTCGGCGAAGAGCGCAAATCCTCGTTTTTCGTGCCCTCCCTGCAGGGCGAGCTCTGCCCCGGAAAATGCGAGCTGCTCCTGGTCTGTCCTCTCGATGACGGCCGGGATGGAGTGCTCGGCCTGGAAGAAAGCCTGGCCGGGCGCCCGTATGATGAAAACGACAGGCAGCTTGTGGCGGGTCTTGGCACCCTGTTCCAGACCAGCCTTCGGTTCTCGCTCTATGCCACCCGTGTCGAACTGCTCAACGCCGAGTTGACCAAGCAAAACGACACCCTGGACCGTCAGATTTATCACCTGAGCGCTTTGCGCGACCTCTCCGGAGAAATTCTGCGCGTTGACATGGCCGAGGTCATGTCCACCTTTCTCTTGACCCTGCTCGGGCATTTTTCCCGGCCCCAGGGCCTTCTCGTGCTGCACGACCGCAGCTCGGGACAAATCCATGAAATTTCCAGCGGCCTGCCGGTAAAGCCCGAACTCACCGACGAAAAGGTGGAGAGGCTGTTTTTTCTGTGCTTGGCTGGTGTGCGCGAAAAGCATCTGCAACCCTTGCAGGTCGAACCTGTCGAGGACATGAGCGGCGCCATGGGGATCGAGCTGGGTTTTACGCCCGACCGGGGCTATCTCTTCATGCTGCGCGAGAACTTGTACGGGGTGTTGCTGCTGGGGCAGAGTCTCGGTCCGACGGTTCCCGCCGAGGACGGCCTGTTGCAGGCCTTTGTTTCGCAGGGCGTCTTGCATCTCAAGAATGCCGATTCCTTCAGGACCATCATGGCCCTGAACGATGATCTGGCCAGGCAGAACGAGGAACTGCGACGCACCATCGATGAACTGACGCGGGCCAGGGACCAAATCAGCATGCTGGAGGCCGCGGGCAGACGCATCGCCGGCATCGTGCACAGCAAGGCGTTGAGCCTGACCCGGGTGCGCCTGGTCGATTTCTTTCTCATCATTGCGCTGAGTCTGGGCATGGCGTTGGCGTTCAACGCGCAAAACCCGCGCGGTATACCCCTGATCGAAGCTCCCGGGCCCGAGGTTCCATTCGTGACCCTGAAGCAGGCATTGGCGCTCATCGAAAAGGAGGATGCGCTTCTTGTCGATGCACGCCCGCGTGAGTTCTTTGAGCGCGAGCATGCGCAAAGAGCGGTCAATGTTCCGGCTCAGCTTTTCGATCTGGTCTACATGATGCAAATGACCGCCGAGGACCCCGAGCGGCCCATCGTGGTTTTCGGGCGCAGCGTGAGCCGCCGCTACGACCTGACCGTGGCCACGAAATTTCTGGGCAGGGACCATGAGCGGGTCTATATCGTCAAGGACGTCCCACCTCTGGCCCTGGACGGAGGCACGCAATGA
- a CDS encoding ABC transporter substrate-binding protein, whose amino-acid sequence MRGGLRIFLLVVIASWLASCQDAEVQIPLAPAGLGVTDTEVTFGSSLALQGHAGYLGQETLRGAMSYLQHVNEQGGVHGRAIRVITRDDSYDPPKCLDNTQRFLIEDQVFGLFCYVGTPTAVKILPLVEEAQVPLLGMFTGANALREPFMPYLINVRASYYQETNAAVEHLVQDLKLTRIAVFYQYDAFGFDGLTGTELALKRFGLEPVARGSYVRGTHDISEGLERIRESGAEAVVMIGTSDPCANFIRKSLENEYSPIFYMVSFVGAKELSRNLLQSETNGLDVIMSQVVPPPISRDGTVAESAEEFVRLLEKYFPGEEPNFVGFEGYINAKVLVEGLRRAGRNLSRKSFLEAITSMTNFSLGGDVGLTFGPLDHQGMDKVYFTRLQDGRFILLDDWEQLRREDGQ is encoded by the coding sequence GTGCGCGGAGGTTTGCGGATATTTCTCTTGGTGGTGATTGCGTCGTGGCTGGCATCCTGCCAGGACGCCGAAGTCCAGATTCCTCTCGCCCCGGCAGGGCTCGGAGTGACCGATACCGAGGTCACCTTCGGATCTTCCCTGGCGTTGCAGGGGCACGCCGGTTATCTGGGTCAGGAAACGCTGCGCGGAGCCATGAGCTATCTGCAGCACGTCAACGAACAGGGCGGAGTGCACGGCCGGGCCATTCGCGTCATCACCCGCGACGATTCCTACGATCCGCCGAAATGCCTGGACAACACCCAGCGTTTTCTCATCGAGGACCAGGTTTTTGGACTGTTCTGCTATGTGGGCACCCCGACCGCAGTCAAGATCCTGCCCCTGGTTGAAGAGGCGCAGGTTCCGCTCCTGGGCATGTTCACCGGGGCCAACGCTCTGCGCGAGCCCTTCATGCCTTATCTCATCAATGTGCGCGCCTCGTACTATCAGGAAACCAACGCTGCGGTGGAGCATCTGGTGCAGGACCTCAAGCTGACCCGCATAGCGGTCTTTTATCAGTATGACGCCTTTGGCTTCGACGGCCTGACCGGCACGGAACTGGCGCTCAAACGTTTTGGGCTGGAGCCCGTGGCCAGGGGAAGCTACGTGCGCGGCACGCATGACATAAGCGAGGGTCTTGAGCGCATCCGCGAATCCGGCGCCGAAGCCGTGGTCATGATCGGCACTTCGGACCCATGCGCGAATTTCATCCGTAAATCGCTGGAAAATGAGTACTCACCCATTTTTTACATGGTCTCCTTCGTCGGCGCCAAGGAACTGTCGCGAAACCTCCTGCAGTCGGAAACGAACGGTCTGGACGTGATCATGTCCCAGGTAGTGCCTCCGCCCATCAGCCGCGACGGAACCGTGGCCGAAAGCGCCGAGGAGTTCGTCCGGCTGCTGGAAAAGTATTTTCCGGGAGAGGAACCCAATTTCGTGGGTTTCGAGGGCTACATCAACGCCAAGGTGCTCGTGGAGGGGCTTCGGAGGGCGGGACGAAATTTGAGCCGCAAATCCTTTCTTGAGGCCATCACCTCCATGACGAACTTTTCTCTGGGTGGTGATGTCGGGCTGACTTTCGGCCCCCTGGATCATCAGGGCATGGACAAGGTCTACTTCACCCGTCTGCAGGATGGCCGTTTCATCCTCCTTGACGACTGGGAGCAGCTGCGCCGGGAGGATGGCCAATGA
- a CDS encoding TlpA family protein disulfide reductase, translating into MTLFTRIAFCLFLFCVTQPVMAAPPATGDVMPELILPVPFDPAGQEMLGVQGKTTFTLADLGADLIFIEVIGVYCPQCVKQSPGFKTLFNRLNRGKLKGRVAMFGLAAGGTDAEVRQLLGTGQYLFPVLSDPDYVLHKVLGEPLTPYTIVCRPDGSVVYDHLGVVQDIDALYQHIKTLLD; encoded by the coding sequence ATGACGCTTTTCACTCGTATCGCATTTTGTCTCTTTCTCTTTTGCGTGACCCAGCCTGTCATGGCCGCGCCGCCCGCCACCGGCGACGTCATGCCCGAACTGATTCTGCCCGTTCCCTTCGATCCGGCCGGGCAGGAGATGCTTGGCGTGCAGGGGAAAACGACCTTCACTCTTGCGGATCTTGGCGCCGATCTCATTTTCATCGAGGTCATCGGAGTGTATTGTCCGCAGTGCGTGAAGCAGTCCCCGGGTTTCAAAACCCTTTTCAACCGCCTGAACAGGGGCAAGCTCAAGGGGCGGGTGGCCATGTTCGGGCTGGCCGCCGGAGGAACGGACGCCGAGGTCAGGCAGCTGCTGGGCACCGGCCAGTACCTTTTTCCGGTTCTGAGCGACCCCGACTACGTGCTGCACAAGGTGCTGGGTGAGCCGCTCACGCCCTACACCATCGTCTGCAGACCGGACGGGAGCGTGGTTTACGACCACCTCGGCGTGGTTCAGGACATTGACGCGCTGTACCAGCACATAAAGACACTGCTCGACTGA
- a CDS encoding transposase translates to MAEQLGVTYNTAYKAVTTLRMAILAHSLDARLIIRSIEGLDFSKSGKFHLDMSTRSGARMPVFGIVERGSHVFADLIPELDGDSIIHFKMNFHLKTANLGKIIYTDRFKQYAALLVGGSHLSARYNIRHNDKGLFIDSSKGFWSFSKDWFRRLKGISPRNFPLYIKELEFRYNHRNDDIFPILAEYLCAMVPDFED, encoded by the coding sequence ATGGCGGAGCAGCTCGGAGTCACCTACAACACCGCCTACAAGGCGGTGACCACCCTGCGCATGGCCATACTGGCCCACTCGCTGGACGCACGCCTGATCATCCGCTCCATCGAAGGGCTCGATTTCTCGAAATCCGGCAAGTTTCACTTGGACATGAGCACCAGAAGCGGGGCGCGCATGCCCGTGTTCGGCATCGTGGAGCGCGGCTCGCACGTTTTCGCCGATCTCATTCCCGAGCTTGACGGCGACAGCATCATCCATTTCAAGATGAACTTTCACCTGAAAACCGCCAACCTTGGCAAGATTATCTACACGGACCGCTTCAAGCAATACGCGGCCCTCTTGGTCGGGGGCAGCCATCTGTCCGCGCGCTACAACATCCGCCACAACGACAAGGGGCTTTTCATCGACTCGTCCAAGGGCTTCTGGTCCTTTTCCAAAGACTGGTTCAGGCGTCTCAAGGGCATCTCTCCCAGAAATTTCCCGCTTTACATCAAGGAACTTGAATTCCGCTACAATCACAGAAACGACGACATCTTCCCCATCCTGGCCGAATATCTCTGCGCCATGGTGCCAGACTTTGAGGATTAA